The following proteins are co-located in the Labrys monachus genome:
- a CDS encoding SDR family NAD(P)-dependent oxidoreductase codes for MPDLDQRVAIVTGAAMGIGRASALALARAGAAVLVADVDEEAGAQARADIEAEGGRAIFLRTDVRSFADAEACTAAAIEAWGKVDILVNNAARAIGGVVDEIDEASWNEVLSTNLTSVWRFIRCVAPHMRRQGGGSIVNISSVQALRGFHGWAAYAAAKGGINALTQQAAVDLAPARIRVNAVAPGTIMTPLNEKVFREAADPQELIDRWNAAHPLGRFGEAEEVAETVLFLASDRSSFITGEIIRVDGGLAIKGD; via the coding sequence ATGCCAGACCTCGATCAACGCGTCGCCATCGTCACGGGAGCCGCCATGGGCATCGGGCGCGCCAGCGCGCTGGCGCTCGCCCGTGCCGGCGCGGCCGTCCTGGTCGCCGATGTCGACGAGGAAGCGGGTGCGCAGGCGCGGGCGGACATCGAAGCCGAAGGCGGCAGGGCGATCTTCCTGCGCACGGATGTGCGCTCCTTCGCCGATGCCGAAGCGTGCACGGCTGCGGCGATCGAAGCCTGGGGAAAGGTCGACATCCTCGTCAACAATGCGGCCAGGGCGATCGGCGGTGTCGTCGACGAGATCGACGAGGCGAGCTGGAACGAGGTGCTGTCGACCAATCTCACCTCGGTGTGGCGCTTCATCCGATGCGTCGCTCCGCATATGCGCCGCCAGGGCGGCGGCTCGATCGTCAACATCAGCTCGGTGCAGGCGCTGCGGGGCTTCCATGGCTGGGCGGCCTATGCGGCGGCCAAGGGCGGGATCAACGCGCTGACGCAGCAGGCGGCCGTCGACCTCGCTCCGGCCAGGATCCGCGTCAACGCCGTGGCGCCGGGCACGATCATGACGCCGCTCAACGAGAAGGTGTTCCGCGAGGCCGCCGATCCGCAGGAACTGATCGACCGCTGGAACGCCGCCCATCCGCTCGGCCGGTTCGGCGAGGCGGAAGAGGTGGCGGAGACGGTGCTCTTCCTCGCCAGCGACCGCTCGTCCTTCATCACCGGCGAGATCATCCGCGTGGATGGCGGCCTCGCCATCAAGGGCGACTGA
- a CDS encoding ABC transporter ATP-binding protein: MASVTLRAVSKHWGAFTAVEAVSLDIADGEFMVLLGPSGCGKTTTMRMIAGLDDPTAGEILIGDGVVNDVSPGDRNLAMVFQNYGLYPHMTVAENIGYPLKVRRVASAERERKVRAAAARVELEAYLERKPQALSGGQRQRVALARAIVRTPRLFLMDEPLSNLDAKLRVSMRAQLKHLQRELGTTTIYVTHDQVEAMTLADRVAVMSKGRLQQVGSPLEIYNRPKNVMVAEFLGNPSMNLIAAAIEAGQIRHPSFSLAIGDLAPGPVTVGQRAEDMRIVPPDQGDFRAEIFAAELLGDATIMTVRLGSSLVAVKADKDCPARMGDIVGVTFDRSKLHFFDAGTGERLGEGARAAVTTAIDRAEAGS, encoded by the coding sequence ATGGCTTCCGTCACCCTTAGGGCCGTCTCCAAGCATTGGGGCGCCTTCACCGCCGTCGAGGCCGTCTCGCTCGACATCGCCGACGGCGAGTTCATGGTGCTGCTCGGCCCGTCCGGCTGCGGCAAGACCACGACGATGCGCATGATCGCCGGCCTCGACGACCCGACCGCCGGCGAGATCCTCATCGGCGACGGCGTCGTCAACGATGTCTCGCCCGGCGACCGCAACCTCGCCATGGTGTTCCAGAATTACGGCCTCTACCCGCATATGACCGTCGCCGAGAATATCGGCTATCCCCTCAAGGTGCGGCGTGTCGCTTCGGCGGAGCGCGAGCGGAAGGTGCGGGCCGCCGCCGCCCGGGTCGAGCTGGAAGCCTATCTCGAGCGCAAGCCGCAGGCCCTTTCCGGCGGCCAGCGCCAGCGCGTGGCGCTCGCCCGCGCCATCGTCAGGACGCCGCGCCTCTTCCTGATGGACGAGCCGCTCTCCAATCTCGACGCCAAGCTGCGCGTCTCCATGCGCGCCCAGCTCAAGCATCTCCAGCGCGAACTCGGCACCACCACGATCTATGTGACGCACGACCAGGTCGAGGCGATGACGCTGGCCGACCGCGTCGCCGTGATGTCGAAGGGCAGGCTGCAGCAGGTCGGCTCGCCCCTGGAGATCTACAACCGGCCGAAGAACGTCATGGTGGCGGAATTCCTCGGCAACCCCTCGATGAACCTGATCGCCGCGGCGATCGAGGCCGGGCAGATCCGCCATCCCTCCTTCTCGCTCGCCATCGGCGACCTCGCGCCCGGGCCGGTGACCGTCGGCCAGCGGGCGGAGGACATGCGCATCGTGCCCCCGGACCAGGGTGATTTCCGGGCGGAGATCTTCGCCGCGGAACTGCTCGGCGACGCCACGATCATGACGGTCCGGCTCGGCTCGTCGCTCGTCGCGGTCAAGGCGGACAAGGATTGTCCGGCCCGGATGGGCGATATCGTCGGCGTCACCTTCGACCGCAGCAAGCTGCATTTCTTCGATGCCGGCACGGGCGAGCGCCTCGGCGAGGGCGCGCGCGCCGCCGTCACGACGGCGATCGACAGAGCGGAGGCCGGATCATGA
- a CDS encoding extracellular solute-binding protein: MTRLLRGITWDHPRGYDPLAKGAAAFAALHPGIEVEWSRRSLRDFGVQPVEVLAEQFDLLVIDHPFSGRARTSGCLRDLRTLLPADFLAMLERESVGPSTRSYDFGGLWALPTDAAAQVASYRPDLVAALGFDGPPRRFEEVIALGETARRSGKWLALPSCQSDAACLVASLSANLGVPIAPGREDLLPPEVFETVLGLLERLIALSHPESTSWNPIRTYDAMTAGDDIVYVPFGFGYSNYSRAGGARPLRFTTVAGPGADPAAGAILGGAGCAVSARCADIEAAAAYLTWLHQPAYQAGDYFRNGGQPGLRTAWTDPQIDREAGSFFSGTLETLDKAFLRPRFDGFIHAFEHMGLLVHRWLAEGGDRAAVIRSSNDAYARAQDAAPASA, from the coding sequence ATGACACGTCTGCTTCGCGGCATCACCTGGGACCATCCGCGCGGATACGACCCCCTCGCCAAGGGCGCAGCGGCCTTTGCCGCGCTCCATCCCGGCATCGAGGTCGAGTGGAGCCGGCGCAGCCTGCGCGATTTCGGCGTCCAGCCGGTCGAAGTGCTGGCCGAGCAGTTCGACCTCCTCGTCATCGACCACCCGTTTTCCGGCCGGGCCCGCACCAGCGGCTGCCTGCGGGACCTGCGCACGCTCCTTCCCGCCGACTTCCTCGCGATGCTGGAGCGGGAGAGCGTCGGCCCCTCGACGCGCTCCTATGATTTCGGCGGGCTGTGGGCGCTGCCGACCGATGCGGCCGCGCAGGTGGCAAGCTATCGGCCCGACCTCGTCGCCGCGCTCGGCTTCGACGGGCCGCCGCGCCGTTTCGAGGAGGTGATCGCTCTCGGCGAGACGGCGCGCCGGAGCGGCAAATGGCTCGCTTTGCCGTCCTGCCAGAGCGACGCCGCCTGCCTCGTCGCCTCGCTGTCGGCCAATCTCGGCGTGCCCATCGCGCCCGGGCGCGAGGATCTCCTGCCGCCCGAGGTGTTCGAGACGGTGCTCGGCCTCCTCGAACGCCTGATCGCCCTCAGTCATCCGGAGTCCACGAGCTGGAATCCGATCCGGACCTATGACGCGATGACCGCCGGCGACGACATCGTCTACGTGCCCTTCGGCTTCGGCTATAGCAATTATTCGCGTGCGGGGGGCGCCCGGCCGCTGCGGTTCACAACCGTCGCCGGACCCGGCGCGGACCCGGCGGCCGGCGCCATCCTCGGCGGTGCGGGCTGCGCGGTCTCGGCGCGATGCGCAGACATCGAGGCGGCGGCGGCCTACCTCACCTGGCTGCACCAGCCGGCCTACCAGGCCGGCGATTATTTCCGCAATGGCGGCCAGCCGGGCCTGCGCACCGCATGGACCGATCCGCAGATCGACCGCGAGGCGGGCTCCTTCTTCTCGGGCACGCTCGAAACGCTCGACAAGGCCTTTCTGCGCCCCCGTTTCGACGGCTTCATCCACGCCTTCGAGCATATGGGCCTTCTCGTCCATCGCTGGCTCGCCGAAGGCGGCGACCGAGCCGCCGTCATCCGTTCATCCAACGATGCCTATGCGCGTGCGCAGGACGCCGCCCCGGCATCAGCCTAG
- a CDS encoding CaiB/BaiF CoA transferase family protein yields the protein MPKALQDVTVLDFTHLLQGPFATQLLGDMGADIIKVERPGQGDLFRTMTFKNRWVGGTESPNFLAWNRNKRSLAIDLKAPEAKEILYRIAEKADVVIQNFRPGVLAKLGFGYEDFKAVNPRIIYCSGSGYGDSGPYVARPGQDMLIQGLTGLAAATGRGDGAPTPVGSGFADQIGAMNMVYGILSALYWRERSGEGQEVKVDLMSGLLQHQHQEMLWVMNFEENLERPHSSIGHPGMDAPFGVYPTSDGWVTIAMSPYKKLIGVLDRPDLLVYDEPQLLFDKRDEIWAKIAEETRKWTAADLLDAMLAVDIWCGEIKRHLDVVDDPQVRHNGLITTYEHARAGTVKVVGPVVRMSATPPAIDRPAPMVGQHTEEILREFGIGEDAIGDLEARKVVAQAE from the coding sequence ATGCCGAAAGCGCTGCAGGACGTCACCGTCCTCGATTTCACCCATCTGCTCCAGGGCCCCTTCGCCACCCAGCTCCTGGGCGACATGGGCGCCGACATCATCAAGGTCGAGCGGCCCGGCCAGGGCGACCTCTTCCGCACCATGACTTTCAAGAACCGTTGGGTCGGGGGAACGGAAAGCCCGAATTTCCTGGCCTGGAACCGCAACAAGCGCTCGCTCGCCATCGACCTCAAGGCGCCGGAGGCCAAGGAGATCCTCTACAGGATCGCCGAGAAGGCCGACGTCGTCATCCAGAACTTCCGCCCGGGCGTGCTCGCCAAGCTCGGCTTCGGCTATGAGGACTTCAAGGCGGTCAATCCACGCATCATCTATTGCTCGGGCTCCGGCTATGGCGACAGCGGCCCCTATGTCGCCCGGCCGGGCCAGGACATGCTGATCCAGGGCCTGACCGGCCTCGCCGCGGCGACCGGCCGTGGCGACGGCGCCCCGACGCCGGTGGGCTCGGGCTTCGCCGACCAGATCGGCGCCATGAACATGGTCTACGGCATCCTCAGCGCGCTCTACTGGCGCGAGCGCTCCGGCGAGGGACAGGAGGTCAAGGTCGACCTGATGTCCGGCCTGCTGCAGCACCAGCACCAGGAAATGCTGTGGGTGATGAATTTCGAGGAGAACCTGGAGCGTCCCCATTCCTCGATCGGCCATCCCGGCATGGACGCGCCCTTCGGCGTCTACCCGACCTCGGATGGATGGGTGACCATCGCGATGAGCCCCTACAAGAAGCTGATCGGCGTCCTCGATCGGCCGGATCTGCTCGTCTATGACGAGCCGCAGCTGCTTTTCGACAAGCGCGACGAGATCTGGGCGAAGATCGCCGAGGAGACGCGAAAATGGACGGCAGCGGACCTCCTCGACGCCATGCTTGCCGTCGACATCTGGTGCGGCGAGATCAAGCGCCATCTCGACGTGGTCGACGACCCGCAGGTCCGGCACAACGGCCTGATCACGACCTACGAACATGCCAGGGCCGGGACGGTCAAGGTCGTCGGGCCGGTGGTCCGCATGAGCGCCACGCCGCCGGCGATCGACCGGCCCGCGCCGATGGTCGGCCAGCATACCGAGGAGATCCTGCGCGAGTTCGGCATCGGCGAGGACGCCATCGGCGACCTCGAAGCCCGCAAGGTCGTGGCGCAGGCGGAGTAG
- a CDS encoding PfkB family carbohydrate kinase, producing MNDLPDKRPHIVCSGAASFDSIFRMEKLPTGPGKVLPLDAIEVAHGMAASAAAAIARLGGRSTLFSRVGEDGVGARIIADLTEAGIDCAHVRRVPGVRSPICTVLVDATGERLVVPFYDPALGRDPSWLPLGLVAGADAVLVDVRWPEGAALVLKTAREAGIPAVLDADVGPPAVLASLAALASHAVFSEPAAALLSGEVAPAAALPVLARRFDGFLAVTAGPDGCWWLDRETGSIEQLRPPPVVAVDTLAAGDVFHGAFTLALAEGSSIRRAIVFANAAAAFKCRSFGGRLGTPGREEVEAALSTMGDLA from the coding sequence ATGAACGATCTTCCCGACAAGCGCCCGCACATCGTCTGCTCGGGCGCCGCATCCTTCGATTCGATCTTCCGGATGGAGAAGCTGCCGACCGGCCCAGGCAAGGTCCTGCCCCTCGACGCCATCGAGGTCGCCCACGGCATGGCGGCGAGCGCGGCGGCCGCCATCGCCCGGCTGGGCGGACGGAGCACGCTGTTCTCGCGCGTCGGCGAGGACGGCGTCGGCGCCAGGATCATCGCCGATCTCACCGAGGCCGGCATCGATTGCGCCCATGTCCGCCGCGTGCCCGGCGTGCGCTCGCCGATCTGCACGGTGCTCGTCGATGCGACCGGCGAGCGGCTGGTGGTGCCCTTTTACGATCCGGCGCTGGGCCGGGACCCGTCCTGGCTGCCGCTCGGGCTCGTGGCCGGTGCCGATGCGGTCCTCGTCGACGTGCGCTGGCCCGAAGGCGCGGCGCTCGTCCTGAAGACGGCGCGGGAGGCCGGCATCCCGGCCGTGCTCGATGCCGATGTCGGCCCGCCGGCCGTGCTCGCTTCGCTCGCTGCGCTGGCGAGCCATGCCGTCTTCTCCGAGCCTGCGGCCGCCCTGCTCAGCGGCGAGGTCGCGCCTGCGGCTGCCCTGCCGGTGCTCGCGCGCCGCTTCGACGGATTCCTCGCCGTCACCGCGGGGCCGGACGGCTGCTGGTGGCTCGACCGCGAGACGGGTTCGATCGAGCAGCTGCGTCCGCCGCCGGTGGTCGCGGTCGACACGCTGGCGGCGGGCGACGTGTTCCACGGCGCCTTCACGCTCGCCCTGGCGGAGGGAAGCTCGATCCGCCGGGCGATCGTGTTCGCGAATGCGGCCGCCGCGTTCAAATGCCGGAGCTTCGGCGGCCGCCTCGGCACGCCCGGCCGGGAAGAGGTCGAGGCGGCGCTGTCCACGATGGGAGACCTTGCATGA
- the eda gene encoding bifunctional 4-hydroxy-2-oxoglutarate aldolase/2-dehydro-3-deoxy-phosphogluconate aldolase: MTTDDLSTDHLRRRLAEAAILPILPVSSPDAALDEIDRMAAEGMSAVEILFRTAEAAAVLARAKARHPSILFGAGTMLNAANVEAAVAAGADFLVSPGLTPRLHAIVADGRLPHIPGVQTASEVMTAVEYGYTLLKYYPSKASNAPMVLADYANIFLGVGFVPTGNIDASMLADYAAVPNVVAVGGTWMLPSRKPASDPELQAQVAAFKAGRR; the protein is encoded by the coding sequence ATGACTACCGATGACCTCTCCACCGACCATCTGCGCCGGCGGCTCGCCGAGGCCGCCATCCTGCCGATCCTGCCGGTCTCATCGCCCGATGCGGCCCTGGACGAGATCGACCGCATGGCGGCGGAGGGCATGTCCGCCGTCGAGATCCTGTTCCGGACGGCGGAAGCCGCGGCCGTGCTCGCGAGGGCGAAAGCACGCCATCCGTCGATCCTGTTCGGTGCGGGCACCATGCTCAACGCGGCGAATGTCGAGGCCGCCGTCGCGGCCGGCGCCGATTTCCTTGTCAGTCCCGGGCTGACACCGAGACTGCACGCGATCGTCGCCGACGGCCGCCTTCCCCACATCCCCGGCGTCCAGACGGCGTCGGAGGTCATGACGGCGGTGGAATACGGCTACACGCTGCTGAAATATTACCCCTCGAAGGCCTCGAACGCCCCCATGGTGCTGGCGGACTACGCCAACATCTTCCTTGGCGTCGGCTTCGTGCCGACCGGCAATATCGACGCCTCGATGCTGGCGGACTATGCGGCCGTGCCGAACGTGGTCGCGGTCGGCGGCACGTGGATGCTGCCGTCCCGAAAGCCGGCGAGCGATCCCGAGCTCCAGGCCCAGGTCGCGGCGTTCAAGGCAGGGCGCCGCTGA